A window of Corallococcus macrosporus DSM 14697 contains these coding sequences:
- a CDS encoding tetratricopeptide repeat protein, with the protein MALPALHHARRPAFAATWPSELLDIITARLADEVHADDLRVIVLAPTQDRLRVGVWLGTEWDRYPDVTGSSAAAGFVSLTPWLDELDALSRGERTLPPPAEWTPLAPLYFHDAARNASFLAWWLELHRALVATAIELGTRLLAERFAQPVGVFVSMSGAEAQLVSFCHPRGAPLWPLREHRKEHGYGSAYPSASLEGDTLVLFYPEGEGEDGGPPSIRGWSRAQVVRAGVDRKALHVTARFEGEDFDVRFSAGHTHPRFGGPPPAAIITALVGFFRAGEGLEAGDLPPPPSGAAEVAATLAALPTVEDQRRYATGLARVVGFERLSGLLAGPEVAAPTRAALCRALASDALDAGQWAAALALVEQLPEADRPSWMEARALTALGRWEDVLRVASHDALPERALALGRLGRIDEALPLVDKADAESEALAVLALLRQAQAAATLRAALAEGVREHLLVHVEASPELGPLLRAHRAVEAAVRASRAACERLTPSPFPLEPARVLAVEPATRALIAPLEDEDAASARAYLLAFVERPDGSWWGADKEGTLREYRADGGPKTLATFSPRIDELVAVASGVVAAVGSTLVLLDAAGQARATLQRPLAGDGPMAAQGALLACASGEAIGLYRATGDTLQWLAPLAMPGSSRIGELGFTGPGRLLVRAGRHLALFDVSEPTWPVPLRRWVDDVDFELVATREGAAALTRDEWIWLVEVGEALRGTHKLHLGPSPRAATSDAAPWAFSSRGRVVEVAGEAAREVFLVGEDASRLGPRALTLRGRQGAAVTRDTVLSLSSVEIDAAPFAAYVEALLPRVREWLFGHLEAWARDGVRAPSGEGRAPLGGLVLTWMTGLWAGVRGQPACSVVSLGFDTSEGLPLGAVAPPPPALRAPGASLAEERQTQALEAAREQRATYEQLRVCRALLREAAAAFAHRSPARTFLLALDTEDGLEVLDVLPGGGAAPRLRAADAPRAGRTLRELLSAAEAGMSMPNLVARARRDAAVRADVLSLLEREGHEAAGRLSLELLDVDLEGCARAWLAVAARDVHQGLPGLLALARRGHAEAHARLLGLVDARDTRLALQARVEVGRADEDATVPLLEQHLASPGEGDAVLARALAVVGDARLTRLRAALLSARAQRGADADWLLLPLVRGGWAPDEETVKAGNAARHGESEFIASVFSADVPEGAASAVRQWTAQRIASAVATAGPLWPQEVPLERHRTGWQRFFTLAWPYWESRGLLPRLYEALAGCEGAADAELAYQLLFQGLLRGDPRCAALGRALARNTAHAGRHAEMTRLATLSRLQFGWSLVKARRLTEARQVADAALADAPQDGQVRFFDARVAWLERDDPTAALDRIDQALRIARDAVGRARLLNLYGAALDVLGRHAEALDWFHKAFTANESAVDSHTGKSGDPGMSHAILSNIAEMHWKLGQREEARRHAEQAARRGSTTEVVMEILAETRA; encoded by the coding sequence ATGGCACTCCCCGCGCTTCACCACGCCCGGCGCCCCGCCTTCGCGGCCACCTGGCCCAGCGAGCTGCTGGACATCATCACCGCGAGGCTCGCGGACGAGGTGCACGCCGACGACCTGCGCGTCATCGTGCTCGCCCCCACCCAGGACCGGCTGCGGGTGGGTGTCTGGCTCGGCACCGAATGGGACCGCTACCCTGACGTGACGGGGTCCTCGGCGGCCGCTGGCTTCGTCTCGCTGACGCCGTGGCTCGACGAGCTCGACGCGCTGTCCCGGGGGGAGCGGACGCTCCCACCGCCCGCGGAATGGACGCCGCTCGCGCCGCTCTACTTCCACGATGCGGCGCGCAATGCCTCCTTCCTGGCCTGGTGGCTCGAGCTCCACCGCGCCCTCGTCGCCACCGCCATCGAGCTGGGCACGCGCCTGCTGGCGGAGCGCTTCGCACAGCCCGTGGGCGTCTTCGTGTCCATGAGCGGGGCCGAGGCCCAGCTCGTCTCCTTCTGCCACCCCCGAGGCGCCCCCCTCTGGCCCTTGCGGGAGCACCGGAAGGAGCACGGCTACGGCAGCGCCTATCCGAGCGCGTCCCTCGAGGGCGACACGCTGGTCCTCTTCTACCCGGAGGGTGAGGGGGAGGACGGCGGGCCGCCCTCCATCCGCGGTTGGTCCCGTGCCCAGGTCGTCCGGGCCGGCGTGGACCGGAAGGCGCTGCACGTCACCGCGCGCTTCGAGGGCGAGGACTTCGACGTGCGCTTCAGCGCGGGTCACACCCACCCCCGGTTCGGTGGGCCGCCGCCGGCCGCCATCATCACCGCCCTGGTCGGGTTCTTCAGGGCCGGCGAAGGGCTCGAGGCGGGGGACCTCCCGCCGCCGCCCTCGGGCGCCGCGGAGGTGGCGGCCACCCTGGCCGCGCTCCCCACCGTGGAGGATCAGCGCCGGTACGCCACCGGCCTGGCGCGTGTCGTCGGCTTCGAGCGGCTGAGCGGCCTCCTGGCGGGGCCCGAGGTGGCCGCGCCGACGCGCGCCGCCCTCTGTCGCGCGCTGGCCTCGGACGCGCTGGACGCCGGGCAGTGGGCCGCGGCGCTGGCCCTCGTCGAGCAGCTCCCCGAGGCGGACCGCCCGTCCTGGATGGAGGCGCGGGCCCTCACCGCGCTCGGGCGCTGGGAGGACGTACTGCGCGTGGCCAGCCATGACGCCCTCCCGGAGCGGGCGCTGGCGCTCGGCCGGCTCGGGCGCATCGATGAAGCGCTGCCCCTGGTCGACAAGGCCGATGCCGAAAGCGAGGCGTTGGCGGTGCTCGCGCTGCTGCGGCAGGCGCAGGCGGCCGCCACGCTGCGCGCCGCGCTCGCCGAAGGGGTCCGTGAGCACCTGCTCGTCCATGTGGAGGCCTCGCCGGAGCTGGGCCCCCTCCTGAGGGCGCACCGGGCCGTCGAAGCGGCCGTGCGCGCCAGCCGCGCCGCCTGCGAGCGGCTGACGCCTTCCCCGTTCCCGCTGGAGCCGGCGCGGGTCCTCGCGGTCGAGCCCGCCACGCGGGCGCTGATTGCGCCGCTGGAAGACGAGGACGCGGCGTCGGCGCGGGCGTACCTCCTCGCGTTCGTGGAGCGCCCCGATGGGAGCTGGTGGGGGGCCGACAAGGAGGGCACGCTGCGCGAGTACCGCGCGGACGGCGGGCCGAAGACGCTCGCCACGTTCAGCCCCCGCATCGACGAGCTCGTCGCCGTGGCGTCCGGCGTCGTGGCGGCCGTGGGCTCGACGCTCGTGCTGCTGGACGCTGCGGGCCAGGCGCGAGCGACGCTCCAGCGCCCCCTCGCGGGGGATGGCCCCATGGCCGCGCAAGGCGCGCTCCTGGCCTGCGCGAGCGGCGAGGCGATTGGCCTCTACCGCGCCACCGGCGACACGTTGCAGTGGCTGGCGCCGCTCGCCATGCCGGGCTCCAGCCGCATTGGCGAGCTCGGCTTCACCGGGCCTGGGCGGCTCCTCGTCCGCGCCGGGCGGCACCTGGCCCTCTTCGACGTGAGCGAGCCCACGTGGCCCGTCCCCTTGCGGCGCTGGGTTGACGACGTGGACTTCGAGCTCGTCGCCACGCGCGAGGGGGCCGCCGCGCTGACCCGGGACGAGTGGATCTGGCTGGTGGAGGTGGGCGAGGCGCTGCGCGGCACGCACAAGCTGCACCTGGGCCCCTCCCCGAGGGCCGCGACGAGCGACGCGGCGCCCTGGGCCTTCTCGTCGCGCGGCCGCGTGGTGGAGGTCGCGGGCGAAGCGGCGCGCGAGGTCTTCCTGGTGGGCGAGGATGCCTCCCGCCTCGGGCCCCGGGCCCTCACCCTCCGGGGGAGGCAGGGCGCCGCCGTCACCCGCGACACGGTGCTGTCGCTGTCGTCCGTGGAGATAGACGCGGCGCCCTTCGCCGCGTACGTCGAGGCGCTCCTCCCGCGCGTGCGGGAGTGGCTGTTCGGCCACCTGGAGGCGTGGGCGCGTGACGGTGTCCGGGCCCCTTCCGGCGAGGGCCGCGCGCCCCTGGGGGGGCTCGTCCTCACCTGGATGACGGGGCTCTGGGCCGGCGTGCGCGGCCAGCCGGCCTGCAGCGTCGTGTCGCTCGGGTTTGACACCTCGGAGGGGCTGCCGCTCGGTGCGGTGGCGCCGCCGCCGCCGGCCCTGCGCGCCCCCGGGGCCTCCCTGGCCGAGGAGCGACAGACCCAGGCGCTGGAGGCCGCGCGGGAGCAGCGCGCCACGTATGAGCAGCTCCGGGTGTGCCGCGCGCTCCTGCGAGAAGCCGCGGCGGCCTTCGCGCACCGTTCCCCCGCGCGGACCTTCCTGCTCGCGCTCGACACCGAGGACGGCCTCGAGGTCCTCGACGTCCTCCCGGGCGGGGGCGCCGCGCCGCGCCTCCGCGCCGCGGACGCGCCGCGCGCCGGGCGGACGCTCCGCGAGCTGCTGAGCGCCGCGGAGGCGGGCATGTCGATGCCGAACCTGGTGGCGCGCGCGCGCCGCGACGCCGCCGTCCGCGCCGACGTGCTGTCCCTCCTCGAGCGGGAAGGGCATGAGGCCGCCGGCCGGCTCTCGCTGGAGCTGCTCGACGTCGACCTGGAGGGCTGCGCGCGCGCGTGGCTCGCCGTGGCCGCGCGCGACGTCCACCAGGGGCTGCCGGGCCTCCTCGCCCTGGCCCGGCGCGGCCACGCGGAGGCCCACGCGCGCCTGCTGGGCCTCGTGGACGCCCGTGACACGCGGCTGGCGCTCCAGGCGCGCGTGGAGGTCGGCCGCGCGGACGAGGACGCCACGGTGCCCCTGCTGGAGCAGCACCTCGCGTCGCCGGGGGAGGGGGACGCGGTGCTGGCGCGCGCGCTCGCGGTGGTGGGCGACGCGCGCCTCACCCGGCTGCGGGCCGCGCTCCTGTCCGCGCGCGCCCAGCGAGGCGCCGACGCGGACTGGCTCCTGCTCCCTCTGGTGCGCGGTGGCTGGGCGCCCGACGAGGAGACGGTGAAGGCTGGCAACGCGGCCCGGCATGGCGAAAGCGAGTTCATCGCGAGCGTCTTCAGCGCCGACGTGCCGGAGGGCGCGGCGAGCGCGGTGCGTCAGTGGACGGCGCAGCGCATCGCCAGCGCTGTGGCCACCGCGGGCCCCCTCTGGCCCCAGGAGGTCCCCCTGGAGCGGCACCGGACGGGGTGGCAGCGCTTCTTCACGCTGGCCTGGCCGTACTGGGAGTCCCGTGGGCTGCTTCCCAGGCTGTATGAGGCGCTGGCCGGGTGTGAGGGCGCGGCGGACGCGGAGCTGGCGTACCAGTTGCTTTTCCAGGGCCTGCTGCGCGGAGACCCACGGTGCGCCGCGCTCGGGCGGGCGCTCGCCCGGAACACGGCCCACGCGGGCCGCCACGCGGAGATGACGAGGCTGGCCACGCTCTCTCGCCTTCAGTTCGGCTGGTCCCTGGTGAAGGCCAGGCGCCTGACGGAGGCGCGCCAGGTGGCGGACGCGGCGCTCGCCGATGCGCCCCAGGATGGGCAGGTGCGCTTCTTCGACGCGCGCGTCGCGTGGCTCGAGCGCGATGACCCCACCGCGGCGCTGGATCGCATCGACCAGGCCCTCCGCATCGCGCGTGACGCGGTGGGGCGCGCCCGCCTGCTCAACCTGTACGGCGCCGCGCTGGACGTGTTGGGCCGCCACGCGGAGGCGCTCGACTGGTTCCACAAGGCCTTCACCGCCAACGAGTCGGCGGTGGACAGCCACACCGGCAAGTCGGGCGACCCGGGGATGTCCCACGCCATCCTGTCGAACATCGCGGAGATGCACTGGAAGCTGGGGCAGCGGGAAGAGGCCCGGCGTCACGCCGAACAGGCCGCGAGGCGGGGGTCCACGACGGAGGTCGTCATGGAAATCCTCGCCGAGACGCGAGCGTGA
- a CDS encoding alpha/beta fold hydrolase: protein MPYRRTTRFVTAPDGTRVAWHTHFGNLREASADTDLASRPTVLLTNGIGSSENFWRYLVGNLEQDHRVVHWNYRGHGSSDESQADGYRIPVHVGDLERVTEAVMARGDGRPPHHVAYSMGVRVLLDLYRRRPDLVPSMTLIAGAPGAFGSGSDTAAARAFLAATRGMLKLATPTLPLTAPLAHAVMASRFAYPLGRMVGALRARAPRADIDEFMRALRRMSPKAYWYTLRGMVEGHAWDVASTVQVPTLIVAASNDLLVPLGEMERMRHIMPHAHWMRVDDAGHAGLLEAGAEIAEAVRVFLVDHGLEPPHAVGEHAPVPPR, encoded by the coding sequence ATGCCCTACCGTCGCACCACGCGCTTTGTGACTGCCCCGGATGGTACCCGGGTCGCCTGGCATACCCACTTCGGCAACCTCCGGGAGGCCTCCGCCGACACCGACCTGGCGAGCCGCCCCACGGTGCTGCTGACGAACGGGATTGGCTCCTCGGAGAACTTCTGGCGCTACCTGGTGGGCAACCTGGAGCAGGACCACCGGGTGGTGCACTGGAACTACCGTGGCCACGGCAGCAGCGACGAGTCCCAGGCGGACGGCTACCGCATCCCGGTGCACGTGGGCGACCTGGAGCGCGTCACCGAGGCGGTGATGGCCCGGGGCGACGGGCGCCCGCCGCACCACGTGGCGTACTCCATGGGCGTGCGCGTCCTGCTGGACCTGTACCGGCGGCGGCCGGACCTGGTGCCGTCCATGACGCTCATCGCCGGGGCGCCGGGGGCCTTCGGCTCGGGCTCGGACACCGCCGCCGCCCGCGCCTTCCTGGCCGCCACCCGGGGCATGCTCAAGCTGGCCACGCCCACGCTGCCGCTGACGGCGCCCCTGGCGCACGCGGTGATGGCCAGCCGCTTCGCCTACCCGCTGGGCCGCATGGTGGGCGCGCTCCGGGCGCGGGCCCCCAGGGCGGACATCGACGAGTTCATGCGCGCGCTGCGGCGGATGAGCCCCAAGGCGTACTGGTACACGCTCCGGGGCATGGTGGAAGGCCACGCCTGGGACGTGGCCAGCACCGTGCAGGTCCCCACGCTCATCGTCGCCGCCAGCAACGACCTGCTCGTCCCGCTGGGCGAAATGGAGCGGATGCGTCACATCATGCCGCACGCGCATTGGATGCGGGTGGATGACGCGGGGCACGCCGGCCTCCTGGAGGCGGGGGCGGAGATCGCCGAGGCGGTCCGCGTCTTCCTCGTGGACCACGGCCTGGAGCCGCCCCACGCGGTGGGGGAGCACGCTCCGGTGCCTCCCCGCTGA
- a CDS encoding phytanoyl-CoA dioxygenase family protein, whose amino-acid sequence MLCVDVERFDITPALAHYAEHGYARLGRVLGDAGLEALRERADDLMLGRVVHPGLFFQPDAATGRYEDAPLGLGWQGPSLDYRKLEKLEKDPRFLAWLENPLFERVARAFLPGDIVLYRAILFHKGQAGGSNLPWHQDGGRLWGITREPELQIWTALDDAPEDGGCLEVIPGSHRGGLVTALGGVVPPDAVAAAHAEARAVPLPARAGEALLIHNHLWHRSGRGRPGLRRRAFSACYMDADVRCVRKKKAPRVFPPVFRR is encoded by the coding sequence ATGCTCTGCGTCGACGTGGAACGGTTCGATATCACCCCTGCCCTGGCCCACTACGCCGAGCACGGCTACGCGAGGCTGGGACGCGTGCTGGGTGACGCGGGCCTGGAGGCGCTCCGAGAGCGGGCCGACGACCTGATGCTCGGCCGCGTCGTCCACCCCGGCCTCTTCTTCCAGCCCGACGCCGCCACCGGCCGCTACGAGGACGCCCCCCTGGGCCTGGGCTGGCAGGGGCCGTCGCTGGACTACCGCAAGCTGGAGAAGTTGGAGAAGGACCCGCGCTTCCTGGCGTGGCTGGAGAACCCGCTGTTCGAACGCGTGGCCCGGGCCTTCCTCCCCGGGGACATCGTCCTCTACCGCGCCATCCTCTTCCACAAGGGGCAGGCGGGTGGCAGCAACCTGCCCTGGCACCAGGATGGCGGCAGGCTGTGGGGCATCACCCGCGAACCGGAGCTCCAGATATGGACCGCCCTGGATGACGCGCCCGAGGACGGCGGCTGCCTGGAGGTCATCCCCGGCAGCCACCGGGGCGGCCTGGTGACGGCGCTGGGCGGCGTGGTGCCCCCGGACGCGGTGGCGGCGGCCCACGCGGAGGCCCGCGCCGTGCCCCTGCCAGCCCGGGCGGGTGAGGCCCTCCTCATCCACAACCACCTCTGGCACCGCTCCGGCCGCGGGCGCCCGGGCCTGCGCCGCCGCGCCTTCTCCGCCTGCTACATGGACGCGGACGTGCGCTGCGTGCGCAAGAAGAAGGCCCCGCGCGTCTTCCCGCCCGTGTTCCGCCGCTGA
- a CDS encoding ATP-binding protein has protein sequence MKFLCLTSDTRHPVVEELRRQGQGVCVTADLVEAGAALGHGPVDVLVVDAADLTKGARWLDTLRTWARPEEPLVLGLAPAATDEALEPLLAAGVDEFLVEPFCAVQVRARRVLLERRVAARRQRRTSEAEARGELERLASIIQAQSDVAMAGFGLDELMRLLCERSRVLCGADGAAVALLEPAADEVNYLVATGSLAPFIGFRLKVEGSLTGTSLVRGEVMRTDDSEADVRVNVTALRQVGARSMICVPLWREGRPVGALNVTSRRPNAFDDRDVRTLELMAGMLGAAMGNAAEAQARQELMAQNTLALGALEESQELFASFMDNIPAVAFMKDEQGRRLWVNARYCRFFGYPPGTDLSQVADLDLMPPASAEQSRRDDEAVLASGRQSITESMIPAPDGAERHWLTYRFIVRERSGRRLLAGVAMDITDRKAMQAQLVVSDRLAAVGTLAAGVAHEINNPLAFVLSNLSFLSGELHALTRELPSGRVAELEEVLRDATDGAHRVRQIVRDLRTFSRGDDEVATAVNVQAVLESAITLARSELKQRARIVRDYREVPLVEGNEGRFGQVFLNLLINAAQAIPPGQPERHEVRLSLETAGDRVIIEVRDTGMGMPPAVRARIFDPFFTTKPVGEGTGLGLSICHGIVTGFGGDISVESEEGRGSTFRVSLPVVRRALEPPPRMPLVG, from the coding sequence ATGAAGTTCCTGTGTCTCACCAGTGATACCCGTCATCCCGTGGTGGAGGAGCTGCGGCGTCAGGGGCAGGGCGTGTGTGTCACCGCCGACCTGGTGGAGGCGGGGGCGGCGCTGGGGCACGGCCCGGTGGACGTGCTGGTGGTGGACGCCGCCGACCTGACGAAGGGCGCGCGCTGGCTGGACACCCTGCGGACGTGGGCGCGGCCCGAGGAGCCGCTGGTGCTGGGGCTGGCGCCGGCGGCCACCGACGAGGCGCTGGAGCCGCTGCTGGCCGCGGGCGTGGACGAGTTCCTGGTGGAGCCCTTCTGCGCGGTGCAGGTGCGCGCGCGCCGCGTGCTGCTGGAGCGCCGGGTGGCGGCGCGGCGGCAACGGCGCACGTCCGAGGCGGAGGCGCGCGGTGAGCTGGAGCGGCTGGCCTCCATCATCCAGGCGCAGTCGGACGTGGCGATGGCGGGCTTCGGGCTCGACGAGCTGATGCGCCTCTTGTGCGAGCGCTCGCGCGTGTTGTGTGGCGCGGATGGCGCGGCGGTGGCGCTGCTGGAGCCGGCCGCCGACGAGGTGAACTACCTGGTGGCCACCGGCAGCCTGGCGCCCTTCATCGGCTTCCGGCTGAAGGTGGAGGGCAGCCTCACCGGCACCAGCCTGGTGCGGGGCGAGGTGATGCGCACGGATGACTCGGAGGCGGACGTCCGGGTCAACGTGACGGCGCTGCGCCAGGTGGGCGCGCGGTCCATGATCTGCGTCCCGCTGTGGCGCGAGGGCCGTCCGGTGGGCGCGCTCAACGTCACCAGCCGGCGGCCGAACGCGTTCGATGACCGGGACGTGCGCACGCTGGAGCTGATGGCGGGCATGCTCGGCGCGGCCATGGGCAACGCGGCCGAGGCCCAGGCGCGGCAGGAGCTGATGGCGCAGAACACGCTCGCGCTGGGGGCGCTGGAGGAGTCGCAGGAGCTGTTCGCGTCCTTCATGGACAACATCCCCGCGGTGGCCTTCATGAAGGACGAGCAGGGCCGCCGCCTCTGGGTGAACGCGCGCTACTGCCGCTTCTTCGGCTACCCGCCGGGGACGGACCTGTCCCAGGTGGCGGACCTGGACCTGATGCCGCCGGCCTCCGCCGAGCAGAGCCGCCGGGACGACGAGGCGGTGCTGGCGTCCGGGCGGCAGAGCATCACCGAGTCGATGATCCCCGCCCCCGACGGCGCCGAGCGCCACTGGCTCACCTACCGCTTCATCGTGCGGGAGCGCTCGGGGCGGCGGCTGCTGGCGGGCGTGGCGATGGACATCACCGACCGCAAGGCGATGCAGGCGCAGCTCGTGGTGTCGGACCGGCTGGCGGCGGTGGGCACGCTGGCGGCGGGCGTGGCGCACGAAATCAACAACCCGCTGGCCTTCGTCCTCTCCAACCTGTCGTTCCTCTCCGGCGAGCTGCACGCCCTGACGCGGGAGCTGCCCTCCGGCCGCGTGGCGGAGCTGGAGGAGGTGCTGCGTGACGCCACGGACGGCGCCCACCGCGTGCGGCAGATCGTCCGGGACCTGAGGACCTTCTCCCGGGGCGACGACGAGGTGGCCACCGCCGTCAACGTCCAGGCGGTGCTGGAGTCCGCCATCACCCTGGCGCGCAGCGAGCTGAAGCAGCGCGCGCGGATTGTCCGCGACTACCGCGAGGTCCCGCTGGTGGAGGGCAACGAGGGCCGCTTCGGGCAGGTGTTCCTCAACCTGCTCATCAACGCCGCGCAGGCCATTCCGCCAGGCCAGCCGGAGCGGCACGAGGTGCGGCTGAGCCTGGAGACGGCCGGGGACCGCGTCATCATCGAGGTGCGGGACACAGGCATGGGCATGCCGCCAGCGGTGCGCGCGCGCATCTTCGACCCCTTCTTCACCACCAAGCCGGTGGGGGAGGGCACGGGCCTGGGGCTGTCCATCTGCCACGGCATCGTCACCGGCTTTGGCGGCGACATCTCCGTGGAGAGCGAGGAGGGGCGGGGCAGCACCTTCCGCGTCTCGCTGCCGGTGGTGCGGCGCGCGCTGGAGCCGCCGCCGCGCATGCCCCTGGTGGGCTGA
- a CDS encoding WbqC family protein: MVAEQPHYLPWVDFHEQLARAGTFVVLDNVQWLRRGWQRRTRVALPHNVPLPPPTEPGFQWMSIPLEAPRRDALIKDLAVDARQPWAREHLRRLVSLYGRRPCFASQVLPRLEPFYDAAARESGPGSLLRVLLASMALFNEPLGLTPNLVLASTLDKQGEDKSARLVAYCRQLGAHTYYSGLGSSLYLQVGLFRDADVRVLWQRFRHPEYAQGRPGRFVHGMSLVDVLSNVPVDEVRRWLEPSPWGPFAPRPPGD, from the coding sequence GTGGTCGCCGAGCAGCCGCACTACCTGCCGTGGGTGGACTTCCACGAGCAGCTGGCCCGCGCGGGGACCTTCGTCGTGCTGGACAACGTGCAGTGGCTGCGGCGCGGCTGGCAGCGGCGCACCCGCGTGGCCCTGCCGCACAACGTGCCCCTGCCCCCGCCCACCGAGCCCGGCTTCCAGTGGATGTCCATTCCGTTGGAGGCCCCGCGCCGGGACGCCCTCATCAAGGACCTGGCGGTGGACGCGCGCCAGCCCTGGGCCCGAGAGCACCTGCGCAGGTTGGTGTCGCTGTACGGGAGGCGGCCCTGCTTCGCCTCGCAGGTGCTGCCCCGGCTGGAGCCCTTCTACGACGCGGCGGCGCGCGAGTCGGGCCCGGGCTCGCTGCTGCGGGTGCTGCTGGCGAGCATGGCCCTGTTCAACGAGCCGCTGGGCCTGACGCCGAACCTGGTCCTCGCTTCCACACTGGACAAGCAGGGGGAGGACAAGTCCGCCCGGCTGGTGGCGTACTGCCGGCAGCTCGGCGCGCACACGTACTACTCGGGGCTGGGCTCGTCGCTGTACCTCCAGGTGGGCCTGTTCCGGGACGCGGACGTGCGCGTGCTGTGGCAGCGCTTCCGGCATCCGGAGTACGCGCAGGGCCGCCCGGGCCGCTTCGTCCACGGCATGTCGCTGGTGGACGTGCTGTCCAACGTGCCGGTGGACGAGGTGCGAAGGTGGCTGGAGCCGTCGCCGTGGGGGCCGTTCGCGCCCCGGCCCCCGGGCGACTGA
- a CDS encoding ATPase: MSLFRRPPSPESGSSSDESSRSVTPVETAVVPPTVPTPVLSGPPRPRVGVTGASAALPPRPPGATTGSRPALPPEPDEPEFPTERRASSAPPERRGVPQAPATLPSVIVAPPEHRERRGPGPSQYAGPDRRGGAAGAGYNGPERRAFRRGEEGGAGPGDRFWPAQPRTLGETGLNTTFVEELVLKALFFSGEMRGMDIAARLQLPTALVDDVIEGLRRQKYIDIRGGGGSGVGKSTMIYQLTTFVTDMLRQVLDRNRYNGPAPVPFLEWAAAVKRQTVRGNRITRARMQDKFGDLIIKDYIFDGIGPAMNSGRAIFFYGPPGNGKTAICQGMVNCFDGDIFIPHAILIDDFVVRIFDANLHKAVEDEPGMQPYDRRWVRCRRPLVVVGGELTLEMLDLVYSPEVKYYEAPFQMKASNGMLLIDDFGRQKVSPKDLLNRWIVPLESDIDMLTLHTGKKLQVPFDVFAAFSTNLDPSDLVDDAFLRRVRYKLEVQRPDEEQFHDIFQVMCRKRGVPYNAAAVDYLIDAHYRPVGRPFAACQPRDLLDQVIDMAHYQGQEPRLTTELLDSAVRGYFVRFDKDKPEATSASAG; encoded by the coding sequence ATGTCACTGTTCAGGCGACCGCCATCCCCGGAGTCCGGCTCGTCGAGCGACGAGTCCAGCCGCAGCGTCACCCCCGTGGAGACGGCGGTGGTGCCCCCCACGGTTCCCACGCCGGTCCTTTCGGGGCCGCCGCGTCCCCGCGTCGGTGTCACGGGGGCGTCCGCCGCGCTCCCGCCGCGCCCCCCGGGCGCCACCACTGGCTCCCGTCCCGCGCTCCCGCCGGAGCCGGACGAGCCGGAGTTCCCCACCGAGCGCCGCGCCTCGTCCGCGCCGCCCGAGCGCCGGGGCGTTCCCCAGGCGCCGGCCACGCTGCCCTCCGTCATCGTCGCGCCGCCGGAGCACCGTGAGCGCCGCGGCCCCGGGCCTTCCCAGTACGCCGGGCCGGATCGCCGCGGCGGCGCCGCTGGCGCGGGGTACAACGGCCCCGAGCGCCGCGCGTTCCGCCGGGGCGAGGAGGGTGGGGCCGGCCCGGGCGACCGCTTCTGGCCCGCGCAGCCGCGCACGCTGGGCGAGACGGGCCTCAACACCACCTTCGTCGAGGAGCTGGTCCTCAAGGCGCTCTTCTTCTCCGGTGAGATGCGCGGCATGGATATCGCCGCGCGCCTCCAGCTCCCCACGGCCCTGGTGGACGACGTCATCGAGGGGCTGCGCCGCCAGAAGTACATCGACATCCGCGGCGGTGGCGGCTCGGGCGTGGGCAAGTCGACGATGATCTACCAGCTCACCACGTTCGTGACGGACATGCTGCGGCAGGTGCTCGACCGCAACCGCTACAACGGCCCCGCGCCCGTGCCCTTCCTGGAGTGGGCGGCCGCCGTGAAGCGGCAGACCGTGCGCGGCAACCGCATCACCCGCGCGCGCATGCAGGACAAGTTCGGCGACCTCATCATCAAGGACTACATCTTCGACGGCATCGGTCCGGCGATGAACTCAGGCCGCGCCATCTTCTTCTACGGGCCCCCGGGCAACGGCAAGACGGCCATCTGCCAGGGCATGGTGAACTGCTTCGACGGGGACATCTTCATCCCCCACGCCATCCTCATTGACGACTTCGTGGTGCGCATCTTCGACGCCAACCTCCACAAGGCGGTGGAGGACGAGCCCGGCATGCAGCCGTATGACCGGCGCTGGGTGCGCTGCCGCCGCCCGCTCGTCGTGGTGGGCGGCGAGCTGACGCTGGAGATGCTGGACCTCGTGTACTCGCCGGAGGTGAAGTACTACGAGGCGCCGTTCCAGATGAAGGCGAGCAACGGCATGCTCCTCATCGACGACTTCGGCCGGCAGAAGGTGTCCCCCAAGGACCTGCTCAACCGGTGGATCGTCCCGCTGGAGAGCGACATCGACATGCTCACCCTGCACACCGGCAAGAAGCTGCAGGTGCCCTTCGACGTCTTCGCCGCCTTCTCCACCAACCTGGACCCCAGCGACCTCGTGGATGACGCCTTCCTGCGCCGCGTCCGCTACAAGCTGGAGGTGCAGCGCCCGGACGAGGAGCAGTTCCACGACATCTTCCAGGTCATGTGCCGCAAGCGCGGCGTGCCCTACAACGCGGCGGCGGTGGACTACCTCATCGACGCGCACTACCGCCCGGTGGGGCGCCCGTTCGCCGCGTGCCAGCCTCGGGATCTGCTGGACCAGGTCATCGACATGGCCCACTACCAGGGCCAGGAGCCGCGCCTGACGACGGAGCTGCTGGACTCCGCGGTGCGCGGCTACTTCGTGCGCTTCGACAAGGACAAGCCGGAGGCGACGTCCGCCTCCGCGGGCTGA
- a CDS encoding DUF6209 family protein: MRWRFDNGVMGEKSVTTTSGYTRTGTPVTIIPPAGATSVQLWFENWDRGSCRRWDSDYGANYTFALQP; this comes from the coding sequence GTGCGCTGGCGCTTCGACAACGGGGTGATGGGCGAGAAGAGCGTCACCACCACCAGCGGCTATACGCGCACCGGCACGCCCGTCACCATCATCCCGCCCGCCGGCGCCACGTCCGTGCAGCTCTGGTTCGAGAACTGGGACCGCGGCTCCTGCCGCCGGTGGGACTCCGACTACGGCGCGAACTACACCTTCGCGCTCCAGCCGTAG